From one Neofelis nebulosa isolate mNeoNeb1 chromosome 4, mNeoNeb1.pri, whole genome shotgun sequence genomic stretch:
- the LOC131508356 gene encoding olfactory receptor 2A2-like: protein MYFFLSHLAIIDICYASSSSPNMLENLVKHKKTISFVSCAMQIVLFVTCAGEECLILVVMAYDGFAAICHPPQYTVIMNWTVCMLLVIAIWACGFSLALVHVILSLRLTFSGPQEVNHFFWEILSVLKVACGDTWINEVFVFAGAVFILVGPLSPVLICYVHILWAILKIQTKEGHRKAFSICSSHFCAVGFYFGIAMMVDLVPDNSQREEQQKILTLFHHSSTHC, encoded by the coding sequence atgtatttcttcctttctcatctgGCTATCATTGACATATGCTATGCTTCCAGCAGTTCGCCCAATATGCTGGAAAACCTAGTGAAGCACAAAAAAACTATCTCCTTTGTCTCGTGCGCTATGCAGATAGTTTTGTTTGTGACTTGTGCTGGTGAAGAGTGCCTGATTTTGGTAGTGATGGCCTATGACGGGTTCGCGGCAATCTGCCATCCACCCCAGTACACTGTCATCATGAACTGGACAGTGTGCATGCTCCTGGTCATCGCTATCTGGGCATGTGGATTTTCCCTAGCCCTAGTACATGTAATTCTCTCTCTAAGGTTGACTTTCTCTGGGCCCCAGGAGGTGAACCACTTCTTCTGGGAAATCCTCTCTGTCCTCAAAGTGGCCTGTGGTGATACTTGGATCAATGAAGTTTTTGTCTTTGCTGGTGCTGTGTTTATCTTAGTTGGGCCCCTCTCCCCGGTGTTGATCTGCTACGTGCACATCCTCTGGGCCATCCTGAAGATCCAGACAAAGGAGGGGCACAGAAAAGCCTTTTCCATCTGTTCCTCCCACTTCTGTGCGGTTGGATTCTACTTTGGCATAGCCATGATGGTTGACTTGGTCCCAGACAATAGTCAACGTGAGGAGCAGCAGAAAATCCTTACCCTGTTTCACCACTCTTCAACCCATTGCTGA